A stretch of DNA from Deltaproteobacteria bacterium:
GCCCCGATCACATCTGCGTGTGGGAAGGGCTGGCCGGCGAGCTGAAGCCGGGCAAGACCCACACCGAGACGCTCGCGTCCAAGGGCGCCGGCACCTGGCGCATCAGCGCGGGTTACGGGGTCGGCTGTCTGACGGGCAAGGCGCTCAGCCAGGCCCAGTGCGCGAGCAGCGACGTGACCTTCTCGGCGCCCTTCACCGTCGGCGCGGCGGTCACGTGCCACAAGGGGGGCTGCAGCGGGCAGGTCTGCTCCCCGATCCCCGACGTCGTCACGACCTGCGAGTGGCTGCCCTGGTACGCGTGCACGCAGCAGACCGACTGCGGCGCCCACGGCCCGAACGGCACCTGCGCGTGGAACCCGACCCCCGCTTTCAAGCAGTGCATGGCCCAGAACGGCGGGCCGCAGTAGCGTCGCGCCGGGGCCTTCGAGCCCTCAGCCTCGGCCGCGCCGCGGTCGCGTTTCTCGCCCCCGACCGGGCCCCCTGCTATCCCTGAAGCGTGAGCCAAGCGGCCGGCAAGACGCTCCGCCAGCGCCTCGTCGCGCTGCTTCCCCTCGTCCTCGTGGCCGCGGTGCTCTTCGTCGCGTGGTGGTGGGCCGGTCCGCGCCTGACCTGGCAGACCGCGCCGACGCTGAACCTGCGCGTGCTGCTCGTCGACTACACGGTGCCCTTCGACGACTACAAGGAGCACCTCGCGGCGACGTGGCTCCTGAACCACGCGAAGGTGCCGTCCCCGGTGCCGGGCAAGCTCTGGGACGTGGCGCGTGACTACGTGGGTTACTATCCGGACCGACGCCGCCAGCCGGTGCGCCTGGCCCAGCTCCCCGCGCTCGACGCCCACCTGATCTTCATCACCGACACCTACGGGGTCTACCGCGACGACCTGAAGGACGTGGCCAAGAAGCAGGCCCACATGGACTACAACCCGGTCGTCTTCGGCGGGCTCTCCGTCGAGGACGCGCGCCGGCTGGACGTGTACGCGCGCGCGGGCGGCCACCTGATCACCGAGTTCAACAGCTTCTGCGACCCGACCCCCGAGCCGGCCCGTCGCCTGATGGAGCGCGTCCTGGGCGTGCGCTGGACCGGCTGGGTCGGGCGCGTCTTCGCCGACCCGCACGACCGCGGCGACGTCCCTTACTGGCTCGCGCGCGAGTTCGCCGCGCAGTATCCGGGGGTGGAGCTCCCGCGCTACCCGGTGCTGGTGCTGGTCCACCGCGACGGGCGGCTCAGGCTCTATCCGGCCCGCTCCGAGATCGACGCCGCGCCCAAGATTCGCGTCACGGAAGACGGCCGCCGCGCCTTCGGGGAGCTGACGCAGGACGTGCCCTTCTACTACTGGTTCGCGGTGCTCGAGGCCGAGCCGAAGACCACGGTCCACGCCGAGCTCCAGCTCCCGCCGCTCGCGGGCCTGCACGCGGACGCCGCGCGACTCGGCATCCCGTCGGCCTTCCCGGTGCTCACCGAGCGCGTGCAGGGGGCGTCTCGCCGCGTCAACTTCGGCGGCGATCTGGTGGACGTGGACTTCCCCCTCCCCAAGCACTCCGTGGCCAACATCGTGGCCACGCGCGCGCAGATGTTCGAGGACCGCGGTGCCGTGAGTACCGAGCCGCACTTCTACCGTTTCTTCGCCCCCGTGCTGCTCGAACTCCTGCGCCAGATGGCGGCGGGGCGTGCCGCGGCGCGCTAGCGCGCTTTCCGGATCGAGGATTGCCAAGGCCTTCCCGGATCGGGATAATGCCGTCCTCGTGAATCCGGCCCAGCTCGTTCGGAACGCGCGCCTGGTGATCAACAAGGTCACCCAGCACTGCAACCTGAGCTGCACCTACTGCAGCGCGATGGCCGTGCGCCCCGACGGCTCCATCGACCACATCTCGGACGAGGTCTTCGACCGCGCCGTGGCGCTCTTCGTCGGCGAGACGCACCAGCCGATGATCGAGTGGCTCTTTCACGGGGGCGAGCCACTCCTGCTGCCGGCTTCGTGGTACCGCCGAGCCTTCGACCGGATCGAGCAAGTGGCCCGACGGAATCCGCGCCTGAGGCGCCTGCAGTTCGCGCTGCAGACGAACGCGGTGGCGCTCAAGGAGGAGCACCTGGAGCTCTTCGTCGAGCGCCGCTGCACGGTCTCCTCGAGCCTGGACGGCGCGCCCGAGGTGAACGACCTGCACCGGGGCAAGGGGAAGACGGCCCTCAAGAACATCGCGCGGCTGGCGGAGGCCGGGATCGGCGGGGGCGTGATCACGGTGCTCACCCCTCTCAACGTGGACCGCGTGGAGGAGCTGCTCGACTACTTCGCCGCCCACGGCGTGAACGGCGTGAAGCTGAACAACATGGTCTGCGTGGGGCGGGGCGAGGAGCAGTCGGGGATCTCCGCCGAGCAGTTCGCGCGCGCGCAGTTCCGGTACGTCGAGCGCGTCGCACGCCTCGGTCGGGTGGACCTGCTCAGCCGTGAGCTGCAATCCGTCGTCGAGGAGTTCGTCGCGGGCCCCGACCGGGTCGTGGACCGGCAGACCTGTTACAGCTACGAGTGCGCGGCCGGACGCTACTTCTTCGGCGTCGAGAGCACGGGAGACGTCTTTCCCTGTGGCCGCGGCGCCGACACCAAGGCCTTCCGGCTCTTCAACGTGATGGAGCGCGAGGTGGAGGCGGCCGGGCCAAAGGCCGCGCTTCACACCCTGCACCACAAGGACCCCTGGTACGTACGCTGCTTCGGCTGCAGCGCGAAACGCATCTGCACCTTCGGCTGCCCGGCCTTCGAATACGAGAACCTGCCCGAGCGCGAGCTGCAGTGCGCGTCCACCAAGGCGCTCTACCGGCTGCTCGAGGAGAACCCGGCGGTGGCCCAGGCCGCGGCGCTCGCCTTCCGAGCCGCCGCTCCCGCGTCGCCGCTTCCGCTCGGCATCTCCGTCGAACAGAAGGCGCCCGAGCTCGCAACCGATTCCCCGAAGACCCTGTCCCAGACCCAGCCAACCCCGTAACGCGGAGAGAGAGAACATGGCCATCCTGAGAAGCCTCGACGGTAAGTTCTTCGACGTGCCCGACGATCAGCTCGAGAAGTACGCGCTGCCCGCCGAGAAGGTGCAGCAGCTCGGCGGACCGATGGAGGGCCCGATGGGGCACGGCCCCGAGCTGCCGGGTCACATCACGATCAACCTCAACTTCGGCGCGCCGCCGCAGATGGGGCGGCCGGCGGGTGGGGCGCCGCAAGAGGACGTGCAGGGGCACGGCAGCGGCGGCTACTACGTCAACTACTACTACAACACCTATTCGGCCTCGTACCGGAACCGGTAGCCGAAGGGCGGCGGCGTCTCCCGACGGGTCGTTGGCCTCGTCGGGAGGTCGCGGCGACCATCCATGCGCACGCTGATCGTCTCGAAGGTCAACCTCCGCGAGAAGTTCGAGCGGCTCGTCACGGATTTCGACGTGCTCAAGCAGCTCGTGCAGACCCAGGGGATCTACATCGCGCTCCTGGCGCAGGTGGTGGACCGCATCGACGCCGATGACGCCGCGATCTTCCTGCTCAACGCGCCGGAGGAGTGCCTGGAGGTGGTGCTCGACCGGCGGCCGGAGCGGCAGGGCTTCGTGGGATTCAAGCAGCCCACGAACCGCGGCATCGTCTCGATGGTCCTCTGGAACGAGCACGGGATCAGTCTGGCCAACGTGTCGGCGCACGAGATGTTTGACGACACGGCGGACCGGACGCACGGCTATCGGACGCGGGCCATGATGGCCTTGCCGCTCGTCGTCCACGGCCGCGTGGTGGGCGTGCTCAGCGCCGTGAACAAGCGGAGCGCGCCGGCGTTTTCCGACGACGACATGAACGCCCTGGCCACCATCGCGTCGGCGCTGGGACACGTCCTGCGGTCGCAGCTCGTCGAAAAACTCGTAGAGCTGTAGCTCCGGAGGCGAGCCGTCCTTCCCATGCGCAGCCGCCCGTGATGGACCTATCCGCCGTGACCCCCGCGGGCTTTCTGCAGGCCGGCGAGCTCGACGTCTCCCGCTTCACCGGGGCCGGCGTGCGCGTCGCGGTCGTGGATTCGGGGGTGGACAACACGCATCCGGCGATCGGCGGGCGCATCCGCGGCGGCGCCGTGGTGGACCGATTCGAGGACTACGTCGTCGTAGGCGAGTACGACAGCCGGGACCTCTTCGGGCACGGCACCGCGGTGGCCAGCATCGTGCTCGACGTGGCCCCTGGCGCCGAGGTGCACAGCGTGCGCGTGCTGGGGACGAACCTCGCGTCCCGCTCGGAGATCATCCTGCAGGGGCTGCGCTGGGCCATCGACCAGGGCTTCCACGTCATCAACTGCAGCTTCGGCACCTGCAACCTGGCCTACATGAGCGAGTACAAGGAGGTCGTGGACCTCGCGTACTGCCGGGACGTGGTGGTGACGGCCGCTTGCAACAACAACGACTTCGCCGTGCGCGAGCTGCCGTCGGCCTTTCCGGCGGTGGTGGCGGTGGACTATCTGCGCGGCCAGGTCGACGACCCGCTCACCCTCTACCGGCGACGTGGGCAGCTCGTGGAGTACGTGGCCCGGGGGGCGAACCTCCAGCTCCCATGGCTGAACCACAAGGTCACCACCACGAGCGGCAGCAGCTTCGCCACGCCGCACGTCACGGGGATCGTCTGCCGCCTCCTCGAGCGCTATCCGGGGCTGCGCCCCTTCGAGGTCAAGACGCTGCTGCACCACCTCGCCGACCCCTTGCCGGAGCCGCGAGGCCCATGACCGCCAACCGTCGGCGCGCGGCCCGCCAGAATCTCTGGCGCGGCTTCGCCTTCCTGCGCCCGTTCGTCGCCCTGACGGTGGTGACCTTTCTCGTGGCGGCGGCGATCCAGGTCCTGCCGATCGTCTCCGTCGCGCTCTATCAGCGCTTCTTCCAGTCGCTCCAGCAGGAGTTCCAGCGCGGAGGCGCGGACCTCGGGGCGCTCCTGGCCCGGCCGGAGGTGCTCGTCGTCTTCGGCCTGCTCCTCGGCATTCTGCTCGTCACCCCGGCCCTGCGCTTCGTGCACCAGTACGTCAATCGCGCGCTCGAGGTGCGGGTGCTGGCGAACATCCGGCAGCGCCTCTACGAGCACGTGCAGAGCCTCTCGATGGGGGCCTTCGCGCGAGGCAGGACCGGCACGCTGATGCGCCGCGTGATGCAAGAGCCCGAGGCGGTGCGCCAGGTGCTCACCGAGGTCGCGCTCTTCCCGGCCATCGACGTGGTGGTGCTCGCGGCCGTGGTGGTCTACCTGCTGCGGCAGAACGTCTGGCTTACCGTGATCCTCGTGGCCTGCATTCCGATCTACATGGTGGTCTTCCTCGTGACCAACCGGCGCTTGCAGGTCCACGCCGAGGAGCTCCGCGACGCCGAGCGAGATCTGAACGCCACCATCGAGGAGACGATCAACGGCATCGCGGACATCCAGCTCTTCAACGGCGAGGCGCGGCGGTCGGCCGAGTTCGAGGAGCTGCAGCAGCGCAGCACGCGGAGCCACCTGCTCCTCACCAAGTGGTTCGGCATCTCGGGGGAGGGGGCGATGACCATCAACACCCTCGGTCGCCTGGCGATGCTCGGCGCGGGGTTCTGGATGCTGACCCGCGGGCGACTGCACTTCGATCAGCTCTTCGCCTTCTTCGCGCTCTCGTCGATGCTCTTCGAGCCGGCGCTGCGCCTCGTGGGGGTGAACAACCTCTACCACTCGCTCATCCCGGTGCTCGAGGGGACCTGGGAGCTCCTCGCGGAGCGACCCGAGGTGACCGATCGGGCCACGGCGCGGGCGCTCGACCACGACCCCACGCGGATCACCTTCGAGAGGGTGGAGTTCTCCTACGGGCCCGAGGAGCCGGTGCTGCGCGGCCTCGACTTCGAGCTCGTGCGGGGTCAGGTGACGGCGCTCGTGGGACCCATCGGCTGCGGGAAGTCGACCACCTTCAACCTGCTTCTCCGGTTCGTGCAGGCGCAGCGCGGGCACGTCCTGCTCGACGGTACGAACCTGGTGGACTTCACCATCCAGAGCGTGCGCCAGCGCGTCTCGCGGCTGAGCCAGTTCCCCGTCTTCTTCCGCGAGAGCATCCGCGAGAACATCCGATTCTCGCGCCCCGAGGCGAGCGACCTCGAGGTGGAGGAGGCGGCGCGTCTGGCCCACGTGCACGAGATCATTCGGGAGCGAATCGACGGCGGGTACGACGCGCCGATCACGGCCCAGTTTCCTTCGGGGGGGCAGAAGAGACTCATCGCGCTCGCCCGCTGCTTCCTGCGGCGGCCGGCGGTGCTGCTCCTCGACGAGCCGACGGCCAACCTGGACCTGCACGAGAAGGAGCTGCTGAAGGGCGTGATCCGGGAGTACGCGCGCGACGCGATGGTGGCGATCATCGACCACGACCTGGCCTTCATCGCCGACGTGGCCGACCGCGTCCTGGTCATGGACGAAGGCCGGGTGGCGGAGCAGGGGACGCCCGCCGAGCTCCTCGCGCGGGGAGGGCTCTACGCGCGACTCCAGGTCCTTGCGGGGGCCGAGCGGGAGCCGTCAGGCGTGCAGGACCTTCGTGAGGAGTAGTGCCGCGGTGCCGAGCGCCACGAGGATCCGGTAGTAGCCGAAGACCCCGAGGCCGCGGCGCTTCAGGTACGAGACCATCCAGGCCACGGCGAGCACGGCCGAGAGCGCGGCCACGCCGAAGCCGATGGCCGGGGTAACCCAGCCGTAGATCGCGAGCAGCTCCTTGCCGTGCTTCAGCGCCGAGTAGCTCGAGGCGGCGCCGAGGGTCAGGACCCCGAGGAGGAAGCTGAACTCCACGGCCGCCCCGGTGCTGAGCCCCATCAGCACGCCGCCCACGATCGTCACGAGGCTCCGGCTGGTACCGGGCCACATGGCGAGGCACTGCGCCACTCCGATGACCACGGCCTTCT
This window harbors:
- a CDS encoding GAF domain-containing protein, translated to MRTLIVSKVNLREKFERLVTDFDVLKQLVQTQGIYIALLAQVVDRIDADDAAIFLLNAPEECLEVVLDRRPERQGFVGFKQPTNRGIVSMVLWNEHGISLANVSAHEMFDDTADRTHGYRTRAMMALPLVVHGRVVGVLSAVNKRSAPAFSDDDMNALATIASALGHVLRSQLVEKLVEL
- a CDS encoding S8 family serine peptidase, whose amino-acid sequence is MMDLSAVTPAGFLQAGELDVSRFTGAGVRVAVVDSGVDNTHPAIGGRIRGGAVVDRFEDYVVVGEYDSRDLFGHGTAVASIVLDVAPGAEVHSVRVLGTNLASRSEIILQGLRWAIDQGFHVINCSFGTCNLAYMSEYKEVVDLAYCRDVVVTAACNNNDFAVRELPSAFPAVVAVDYLRGQVDDPLTLYRRRGQLVEYVARGANLQLPWLNHKVTTTSGSSFATPHVTGIVCRLLERYPGLRPFEVKTLLHHLADPLPEPRGP
- a CDS encoding radical SAM protein, with product MNPAQLVRNARLVINKVTQHCNLSCTYCSAMAVRPDGSIDHISDEVFDRAVALFVGETHQPMIEWLFHGGEPLLLPASWYRRAFDRIEQVARRNPRLRRLQFALQTNAVALKEEHLELFVERRCTVSSSLDGAPEVNDLHRGKGKTALKNIARLAEAGIGGGVITVLTPLNVDRVEELLDYFAAHGVNGVKLNNMVCVGRGEEQSGISAEQFARAQFRYVERVARLGRVDLLSRELQSVVEEFVAGPDRVVDRQTCYSYECAAGRYFFGVESTGDVFPCGRGADTKAFRLFNVMEREVEAAGPKAALHTLHHKDPWYVRCFGCSAKRICTFGCPAFEYENLPERELQCASTKALYRLLEENPAVAQAAALAFRAAAPASPLPLGISVEQKAPELATDSPKTLSQTQPTP
- a CDS encoding ABC transporter ATP-binding protein encodes the protein MTANRRRAARQNLWRGFAFLRPFVALTVVTFLVAAAIQVLPIVSVALYQRFFQSLQQEFQRGGADLGALLARPEVLVVFGLLLGILLVTPALRFVHQYVNRALEVRVLANIRQRLYEHVQSLSMGAFARGRTGTLMRRVMQEPEAVRQVLTEVALFPAIDVVVLAAVVVYLLRQNVWLTVILVACIPIYMVVFLVTNRRLQVHAEELRDAERDLNATIEETINGIADIQLFNGEARRSAEFEELQQRSTRSHLLLTKWFGISGEGAMTINTLGRLAMLGAGFWMLTRGRLHFDQLFAFFALSSMLFEPALRLVGVNNLYHSLIPVLEGTWELLAERPEVTDRATARALDHDPTRITFERVEFSYGPEEPVLRGLDFELVRGQVTALVGPIGCGKSTTFNLLLRFVQAQRGHVLLDGTNLVDFTIQSVRQRVSRLSQFPVFFRESIRENIRFSRPEASDLEVEEAARLAHVHEIIRERIDGGYDAPITAQFPSGGQKRLIALARCFLRRPAVLLLDEPTANLDLHEKELLKGVIREYARDAMVAIIDHDLAFIADVADRVLVMDEGRVAEQGTPAELLARGGLYARLQVLAGAEREPSGVQDLREE